Below is a genomic region from Trichoderma asperellum chromosome 2, complete sequence.
AATTTCTCAATGATGTCGTGAATGCGGGCTCGTTTTGCGGCCGCGACGACTTGGTCGTGAGATGCATCAATCATACCATAGCGGATGTTGTGCTCAACCGTATCGTTGAAGAGGGGGGTATCCTGAGGCACCACACCAATGGATCGACGCAGAGATTCGACAGTGACATCGCGAACGTCCTGATCATCAATGAGGATGCGGCCGGACTGGACATCATAGTATCTAAATAGCAGTCTCAACAGGGTGGATTTACCACAACCACTAGGGCCAACAATGGCAACTTTCTTTCCGGCGGGAATAGTAACCGTAAGATCCCTCAGAATTGGTCTCTCGGGGTGGTATCCAAAGTTGACATTTTCAAATTTGATCTCTCCCCCCTTCACTAAAGCTAGGGGTTTCGCTGTCGGCTTTTCCACAATGTTGACGTTCACTTTCTGCAAATTGAATAGTGTTTCCATGTCCAAGAGGGACTGTCGGAGTTCACGATATACGGAGCCAAGGAAATTCAAAGGAACAGAGAGCTGGAAGACAAGTTGGTTTACCATTACCAAGTCTCCAACAGTCAAAGATCCTGTGGCGACTCCATCAGCTGCGAAGTACATCATCGCGGTCAAAGCTGTAGAAAATATGACATTCTGTCCACTGTTGAGGAAAGCCAGAGAGGTGGCTACCTTGATGGAGCTCTTTTCGTATTCCCTCAAAGCTTTATCGTAGCGCGCAACCTCGAACTTCTCGTTGTTGAAGTACTTGACAGCTTCGTAGTTAATTAGCGAGTCTACGGCCACCGTTGACGCTCTATTGTCCGCAGCATTAGCCTGTCTTCGAAACTTTGTTCTCCAGGCCGTTGTCCAGATAGTAAAAGCCGTATATCCAACCATTGTCAATGCCGTTACAGCCGCAAACTTGAAGCCATACTGCCATGTGAGAATTCCGCAAACCATACTAATCTCCAGCGCCGTTGGAAGGATATGGAAGACCATACTAGTAAGAAGGAAGCTGATGCCCTTTGTACCGCGATCCATGGCTCGCGTCAAGCCTCCCGTCTGCTTAGACAAGTGGAAGCTCAGGTCAAGCCGTAACAGATGGTTGAACACGTTCCGAGCAACACCGCGAATGGCCTTTTGCGCAACAGAGGCAAATACGGCGTTTCGCAGTTCTTGGAAGAGGGTAGCGCCTATTCTGGTAGCTCCGTATGCGAGAATCATGGCGCCCGCTACAGTTGTAGCTGTaccgccaacagcagcaacatcaaTGTTTAACGAGTCCACAATGCTCTTGAAGTAGAACGGCACCTGCACATTCAGGACTTTTGCGCCGATCAGCAGGGCCACGGCAAGGCCTACGCGCACCTTGGTGCCAACTTCGCCCTTAGGCCACAGATATCGCGACATCTCCTTCATGATGGCCCAGTCAGCTTTGCGCTGCTCTGTATTGGACTTGTCTACAGTCGCAAGGGGatcggtggcggcggcattGCTGGTCTTCTTCGCAGCGTCTTTCGCCGATGacgcagcagtagcagcagttaCAGTCGTTCCAGAGGGAGACGCTTTCGGGCTCGTTGGTGCGGGTTTCAGTGATTCGGGAACTGGCGACGGCGTTCGTTCATAGCGGCACGCAGCCGAAGTCCGGAGGGGTCGttggagagcagcagcaattggCTTCTGCGGGAGCCATAGCGGGAGACTGTGCGCCTTCGCGACGCTGCACCGCGGACAGGCGAGCGACGCTCGAGGGAGAATTCGCGGGATCATTGTCGTAGGTTCCCATCAAGGGGGAAACATCCTCGTGCGCGAGCGCCAACCGTCGAGCTTGTAGATGTTGGAGGGAGCTTCTCGGCGCTTGGCGGGGTGGGCGCTGAGCACGTGTGCCGATGTTATAGCAGCGGCAGACGGCGATAATGGCCCAGAATGTCTCCGATAATGCTCCAGTAGCTGTTCGGTGGATTACAGTCGCACGAGCAACATTGCTGTGCAGTTTGAAAAGTAGGCCTGGCCCGACAAATTCCCGCGGAATTGTGGACGTCGTCGCGGCGGTTCGAGGCTCGGCTCCGGTTCGCGAGTCGGCGACGCTATGGTGTCATCGTTTACACCTGAGGCAGCACGGTCCACGCTTAGAGAGTCGACGTCTGGATTTATACGGATTTCTAGGTGGCAGCTGAGGAGAGCAAGCCTTGAACATGTCTAAAATCTAAGACAAGAGGCTTTACTGCCGTATTTTTGTCGCAGCGCCCAGAGCAGGCACATgcgtatacatgtacatgtagttttgAAAATAGTGGCGCCCAGAGGCTAAGGGCAGAGCCAAAGAGCATGGGAGACGCGAATATTGCGCGAGCTTAGCAGCGCTCAAAGTTGGTCAATCTTATTatttcaaaagaaaaagaaaaggcataAAACCGAGATTTGCTTAGATTGCCCGTCTATAGAATTCATctatcttctttctcttcacccTCAGCTAGTTGCCCTCTCCTCTTAATCCACACCTTCAACGGCTTCTTCGGATGCCTGTTCGCAACAAGCTTCCTCGTCTGAGGTTCACCCCATGAACCTCCTCTGGGCGGCTGCATATCGTAAAATGTGATAATAGCAGCTGTATATAGTAACATCTCTCGGAGCGCAAATTGTCTTCCCTTGCACATCTTTAAGCCACCACCTATGCAAAACAGTTAGAAAACGACTTACTACACAagagttaaaaaagaaatcaagtAAATACTTACCGTATGGTCTCAACGTCCCCATATCCGCCGTTAAAACCTTCTTCCCGCTCTCATCCACCGTTTCCCGAATATGTCTCTCGGCCTGCCACTCGGTTGGGTTTGAAAAGTACTGTGGGTCGAACTGATGAAGCTCTTGGGGGATATGTGCGTATGTGCCCTTCTTCAAGAGAAATGATTCTCCGccctttcctctctcttccaacaCCGTGTCATGGTACATCAGCTTCATCGCCCATCCGCCGGAATACACCCTCAAGGTTTCGATGTAAGATGCTTTGAGAAGCGGGCACTTCGTTATTAGACCGTCGATATCGATGTCTTCCAGCACCGGCGGTACCCAGACTGCGGATCCAAATTCGTTCTCCGGCTGCACAGCATTGACATAAGGTGCAATCTCTTCTCGAACTTGCTCCAAAAGTACTGGATCCCTGTAAAGCTCAAAAAGCATCCACGGGATGAGAGCGTTAGAATTTGCAACCGAAGCCCATAGAAGCGCAAGATCAAAGGCCGCTCGGCCCTCAAGCGATACACCATGTTTTCTAAATAACTCGATCCTGCCTTTGACAAGCTTGCTGACGTTGTCCAGATTTTGCCACTTGGGATCGTTTTCTTCTCCGTTCAAGTGCCTATCCATAGCTTCTTCGAACTCGTACAACATCGCCAGAACACGTCTCCTAGCGAGCTTTCCACGCTGTAGCCGCGGCCAAGGAACCCAAGCAGGAATACCTGTAGCCAAAAGCACAAAAGATTCGTTATATACCCATATCAACTTCCATATCTCTGGAAAGTTCTCCACAAAGTCAGTACCGTATATGGCAGGAATCACCGTGATTGAAACAAAATTCCTTGTAAGCTCCATCAAGTCAACTTGGGTAATGGGTCCCTCTTTGGCGTTCTCCTCAATAATATCGACGTCTGCCAACTTCTCCCATTCCATTTGGTCCATGGGATTGGGGCTGAATGTGACCAGGTTAATGATGTTCTGCTTAACCTGTGATAAAGCCACACTGGTAACTTCGCTAAGCCCAGGCTCGGAGCTGAGATGTTTGTATTGAGCCAGCGCCTCTGGGAATATCTTGTTGTAGATGGCCTGGTCTTTCTTGCTCACACCAAATGTGGATTCAAGCAGTCGATTTGCTAGCATTTGCTCATCCTCAGCAGGCCGTTGCAGGTTTAacagtgcagcagcaagcgaGGGTTTGTATATAAAGTGATGCATCCTCCCGGCCATcttcaaagaaaaaatgcCTTCCGGGAATCGACTCCGCATGCCAGCCAGAAAGCTATCTTTGCCAAAAGCCATAGACAAGGCATGTCCAAGAAAGGGCAGCCAGTAACTCGGCGATGATGGGATCTTTTGGTTACCattggctgctgttgttgtaggGCTTCCTGAAAGCGCTTTGGTTGTGAATAAGAGAACAAGGAAAGTCGCTatgacagcaacagcaatagATTGGTGAGTCTCGTTGACCCTCGACATGAGGTCGCCATAAAGGGCTTCGACTGAAGCCATTTTGCAGGCttataaaaggaaaattatCAAAGCAAGTTTCCACCGCCAAGGTGTTCAGAGTATAAGTGATAAGAAGTTGTCGAAATTGAAGTTTGCTCTGAACATTGCGTCTCCAGCCTCGATATATAGACAGCCCCTTTGCCCAACAGTCATGCAACTTGAGGCGAAATGTGATCAAGCCTCCATAGAAACGTCGCAGTCCGAATCCCTTGCACGCTACCACTCAGTCACAATGCTAGTCATGCGTTTCGTGTAGTAGCGAATCTTGCAACGACGCCAGGATTTGTCGAGGGTCTCGGACCTACACTTTGGCGCAGCAAAGGCTTCGGTTGATGTTGCCAGCTAGTAGATTTTTTTAGGCGACGATACGAATTGGCCGCAGGGGTATCGGGAAGgctgcccctcccccacTATTGATCAGCTCCCAGCCCGCAGCTATCGGCTTACAGGTATTTCTGTGCCCAACATCTCATCGGAGCCCTTTTTCAATCGCCTCCGAAGGCCATGACGCGGCCTAGTAAGTCAATAGGCGAGGCGGCAAAGTTGGCAATGCGGGTGC
It encodes:
- the ATM1 gene encoding Iron-sulfur clusters transporter atm1, mitochondrial (BUSCO:EOG092D0Q9D~TransMembrane:4 (i138-159o171-190i252-279o285-305i)) — translated: MIPRILPRASLACPRCSVAKAHSLPLWLPQKPIAAALQRPLRTSAACRYERTPSPVPESLKPAPTSPKASPSGTTVTAATAASSAKDAAKKTSNAAATDPLATVDKSNTEQRKADWAIMKEMSRYLWPKGEVGTKVRVGLAVALLIGAKVLNVQVPFYFKSIVDSLNIDVAAVGGTATTVAGAMILAYGATRIGATLFQELRNAVFASVAQKAIRGVARNVFNHLLRLDLSFHLSKQTGGLTRAMDRGTKGISFLLTSMVFHILPTALEISMVCGILTWQYGFKFAAVTALTMVGYTAFTIWTTAWRTKFRRQANAADNRASTVAVDSLINYEAVKYFNNEKFEVARYDKALREYEKSSIKVATSLAFLNSGQNVIFSTALTAMMYFAADGVATGSLTVGDLVMVNQLVFQLSVPLNFLGSVYRELRQSLLDMETLFNLQKVNVNIVEKPTAKPLALVKGGEIKFENVNFGYHPERPILRDLTVTIPAGKKVAIVGPSGCGKSTLLRLLFRYYDVQSGRILIDDQDVRDVTVESLRRSIGVVPQDTPLFNDTVEHNIRYGMIDASHDQVVAAAKRARIHDIIEKFPDGYQTKVGERGMMISGGEKQRLAMSRLLLKDPPLLFFDEATSALDTHTEQALMMNINGILREKGRTSVFVAHRLRTIFDSDLIIVLKEGQVAEMGTHRELIDRAGVYAELWSAQETMFSEDGEAKDGEAEAGEGSEKKKN
- a CDS encoding uncharacterized protein (TransMembrane:2 (i21-41o61-79i)~EggNog:ENOG41), which codes for MASVEALYGDLMSRVNETHQSIAVAVIATFLVLLFTTKALSGSPTTTAANGNQKIPSSPSYWLPFLGHALSMAFGKDSFLAGMRSRFPEGIFSLKMAGRMHHFIYKPSLAAALLNLQRPAEDEQMLANRLLESTFGVSKKDQAIYNKIFPEALAQYKHLSSEPGLSEVTSVALSQVKQNIINLVTFSPNPMDQMEWEKLADVDIIEENAKEGPITQVDLMELTRNFVSITVIPAIYGTDFVENFPEIWKLIWVYNESFVLLATGIPAWVPWPRLQRGKLARRRVLAMLYEFEEAMDRHLNGEENDPKWQNLDNVSKLVKGRIELFRKHGVSLEGRAAFDLALLWASVANSNALIPWMLFELYRDPVLLEQVREEIAPYVNAVQPENEFGSAVWVPPVLEDIDIDGLITKCPLLKASYIETLRVYSGGWAMKLMYHDTVLEERGKGGESFLLKKGTYAHIPQELHQFDPQYFSNPTEWQAERHIRETVDESGKKVLTADMGTLRPYGGGLKMCKGRQFALREMLLYTAAIITFYDMQPPRGGSWGEPQTRKLVANRHPKKPLKVWIKRRGQLAEGEEKEDR